A genomic region of Actinopolymorpha sp. NPDC004070 contains the following coding sequences:
- a CDS encoding NAD(P)H-dependent oxidoreductase — translation MSESKFQLAVIVGSVREGRFAPVIANWFLGQVERRGDIVVDVIDLADVTDHGMPRDVDGFTERIGAADAYVVIVPEYNHGYPGPLKTAIDTVRVEWRAKPVGFVTYGGVSGGLRAAEQLRQVFAELHAVTVRETVSFHQARTRFDGEGEPIEPGAVELAAKVLLDQLAWWAFTLRAGRDARPYGD, via the coding sequence GTGTCCGAAAGCAAGTTCCAGCTCGCGGTGATCGTCGGCAGTGTCCGCGAGGGCAGGTTCGCGCCGGTGATCGCGAACTGGTTCCTCGGCCAGGTCGAACGCCGCGGCGACATCGTGGTGGACGTCATCGACCTCGCCGACGTCACCGACCACGGCATGCCGCGAGACGTCGACGGGTTCACCGAACGGATCGGTGCGGCGGACGCCTACGTCGTGATCGTGCCGGAGTACAACCACGGCTACCCGGGTCCGCTGAAGACCGCGATCGACACAGTCCGGGTGGAGTGGCGGGCCAAGCCGGTCGGCTTCGTGACGTACGGCGGTGTGTCCGGCGGTCTGCGCGCGGCTGAGCAACTCCGCCAGGTCTTCGCCGAACTCCACGCCGTGACCGTGCGGGAGACGGTGAGCTTCCATCAGGCGCGGACGAGGTTCGACGGCGAGGGTGAGCCGATCGAACCGGGCGCGGTCGAACTCGCCGCGAAGGTGTTGCTGGACCAGCTCGCCTGGTGGGCGTTCACGCTGCGGGCCGGTCGCGACGCCCGACCGTACGGCGACTGA